One window of the Salvia splendens isolate huo1 chromosome 1, SspV2, whole genome shotgun sequence genome contains the following:
- the LOC121748580 gene encoding serine/threonine-protein kinase AFC1-like, producing the protein METQRVVEFPHRSMDQRPRKRPRLTWDLMPNVPPAPPKILPTVYCAQEFGAVPSYACSSIYYKGIPRNGSPPWRLDDKDGHYVFAIGENLTPRYRILSKMGEGTFGQVLECLDNERKEIVAIKVVRSIQKYREAAMIEIDVLQKLARHDVCGTRCVQIRNWFDYRNHICIVFEKLGPSLYDFLRKNSYRSFPIDLVREFGRQLLESVAFMHDLRLIHTDLKPENILLVSSEYIKVPDYKFLSRSAKDGPYFKNLPKSSAIKLIDFGSTTFEHQDHTYVVSTRHYRAPEVILGLGWNYPCDMWSIGCILVELCSGEALFQTHENLEHLAMMERVLGPLPPNMIMRADRRTEKYFRRGTRLDWPEGATSRESMRAVWKLPRLPNLIMQHVDRSAGDLIDLLQGLLRYEPAERLKAREALGHPFFTRDLRRFGYL; encoded by the exons ATGGAGACACAGAGAGTGGTGGAATTTCCTCATAGGAGCATGGATCAAAGGCCTCGGAAACGACCTCGTTTGACATGGGATCTGATGCCGAATGTCCCTCCTGCTCCTCCAAAG ATTCTTCCAACTGTATACTGTGCCCAAGAGTTTGGGGCTGTCCCTAGTTACGCATGTTCGTCAATATATTATAAAGGGATTCCGCGTAATGGTTCTCCACCATGGAGACTTGATGATAAAGATGGGCACTATGTTTTTGCTATTGGAGAGAACTTAACTCCTCGTT ACAGGATACTAAGTAAAATGGGTGAAG GGACTTTTGGGCAAGTTTTAGAATGTCTGGACAATGAAAGGAAAGAGATAGTTGCTATCAAAGTTGTTCGTTCCATACAAAAGTACCGGGAAGCAGCAATGATTGAAATTGATGTCTTACAGAAACTAGCAAGGCATGATGTCTGCGGTACACG TTGTGTGCAAATACGGAATTGGTTTGACTATCGTAATCATATTTGTATT GTGTTTGAGAAGCTTGGTCCAAGCTTGTATGATTTTCTACGCAAAAATAGCTATCGTTCATTTCCCATTGATCTTGTTCGGGAGTTTGGCAGACAACTTTTGGAATCTGTCGCAT TTATGCATGATCTTCGCCTGATTCACACCGATTTAAAACCAGAAAATATTCTTCTGGTGTCCTCAGAATATATTAAAGTTCCAGACTATAAG TTTCTATCAAGATCTGCAAAAGATGGTCCCTACTTCAAAAATCTACCTAAATCAAGCGCTATAAAGCTTATTGATTTTGGAAGTACTACTTTTGAACATCAAGATCACACCTATGTAGTGTCTACACGCCATTATCGTGCACCAGAGGTTATTCTCG GTCTTGGATGGAACTACCCCTGCGATATGTGGAGTATAGGTTGCATACTTGTTGAACTGTGCTCT GGTGAAGCTCTTTTCCAGACTCATGAGAACTTGGAACATCTTGCAATGATGGAAAGGGTGCTTGGACCACTACCTCCAAATATGATCATGCGAGCCGA TCGTCGGACTGAGAAATATTTCAGAAGGGGTACAAGACTGGATTGGCCAGAGGGCGCCACCTCCAGAGAAAGTATGAGGGCAGTCTGGAAATTGCCCCGACTTCCG AACCTTATCATGCAGCATGTGGATCGCTCGGCTGGAGATTTGATTGATCTTCTTCAAGGACTTCTACGTTATGAACCTGCAGAACGGCTGAAGGCAAGAGAAGCTTTAGGGCACCCGTTTTTTACGAGGGACCTCAGGCGATTTGGATATCTGTAA
- the LOC121799292 gene encoding F-box protein At5g03100-like, protein MLMEEKPDPISRLPNEILHHIMSKVSLKEAVQISSLSTSWRSLMSPSRLSLSSNLELKEIIQSLSESAGFRTLTLHHLDASSTVCTLGTNGELHLNFSQRKQHPLSSLFGLIIKQTSSPLSRPAFSLIKTLHLRSISRLVGHTVSDLCSSWSSIESLKIEKCIGLQSIEIESSLCLKNLEVCDCPSIARIVLASAPNLNSLSYKGAFTLVQLLNNPNLERAALDFRDGLGGNEFNCEDSLSLLYSVKDIESLQLSSWLIEALCCAGVIFSKLDFQFRRLKDLKVMCSQISAKTRDSLACFLHIAPALEELQLIRMEEGLSSVEFPLSQHQNWHEPHLWKDYATVKDEACRLKHMKKIKMKGFSMGRDELLWVDLLLHNGINLREMVVDDIWRVARIPRTQLHCIKPQYLIIPCPHTHSYSLLIADSIPKF, encoded by the exons ATGCTAATGGAAGAAAAACCTGATCCAATCAGCAGGTTGCCTAACGAAATCCTGCACCACATAATGTCAAAGGTTTCTCTAAAAGAAGCAGTTCAAATCAGCAGTTTATCCACATCGTGGAGGAGTCTAATGAGCCCTTCCCGCCTCAGCCTCTCATCCAATCTAGAGCTGAAGGAGATCATCCAATCCCTCTCCGAATCCGCCGGTTTTCGCACACTTACGCTCCATCATCTCGACGCCTCTTCCACCGTCTGCACCCTAGGAACCAACGGCGAACTCCACCTCAACTTCTCACAACGCAAGCAACATCCATTATCATCACTATTCGGTTTGATCATCAAACAAACCAGCTCTCCTCTCTCTCGTCCTGCCTTCTCTCTCATCAAGACTCTGCACCTGAGATCCATCTCCCGTCTCGTGGGGCACACGGTGAGCGATCTCTGCTCAAGCTGGTCGTCTATAGAGAGCCTGAAGATCGAGAAATGCATCGGATTACAGAGCATTGAGATCGAATCGAGCCTGTGTTTAAAAAATTTGGAGGTCTGTGACTGTCCCAGCATTGCTAGAATAGTATTGGCGTCTGCTCCGAACCTCAACTCCTTGTCGTATAAGGGAGCTTTCACGCTTGTTCAGCTTCTCAACAATCCGAATTTGGAACGAGCAGCGTTGGATTTCAGAGATGGCTTGGGCGGGAACGAGTTTAACTGCGAGGATTCTCTGTCTCTTCTCTATTCCGTCAAAGACATCGAGTCGCTTCAGCTCAGCAGTTGGCTCATTGAGGCTCTGTGCTGCGCTGGAGTGATATTCAGCAAGCTGGATTTCCAGTTCAGAAGGCTCAAGGATTTGAAGGTCATGTGCTCCCAAATCAGCGCCAAAACGCGCGATTCGTTGGCCTGTTTCTTACACATCGCTCCGGCCTTGGAGGAGCTACAGCTCATCAGA ATGGAGGAGGGATTGAGTAGTGTGGAGTTTCCGTTGAGTCAGCACCAGAATTGGCACGAGCCGCATCTGTGGAAGGATTACGCGACAGTCAAGGACGAGGCGTGTAGGCTCAAACACATGAAGAAGATCAAGATGAAGGGATTCAGCATGGGAAGAGATGAGCTGCTGTGGGTGGATCTTTTGCTCCACAATGGGATCAATTTGAGAGAGATGGTGGTTGATGATATTTGGAGGGTGGCGAGAATTCCACGTACTCAGCTCCACTGCATCAAACCTCAATACTTGATTATTCCTTGCCCTCATACTCATTCCTACTCCCTCTTAATTGCGGATTCTATTCCCAAATTTTGA